A stretch of DNA from Leucoraja erinacea ecotype New England unplaced genomic scaffold, Leri_hhj_1 Leri_627S, whole genome shotgun sequence:
TTATtattttgtcatgtgtacagagaaaagctttgcatgctctcccccaatcagatcagataatgctacacacatacaaccaagtcaaactcaagtccaataggtggagcagaggggaagattgcagcattgtagtgcatcagttttaCAGATCAGTGGTTCGAATTGCATTGCAGAACAGTAGAATGATAGCATTGACAGAATGAAGCCAACATTTTACATTTAGGAACATCTAACCTTCGTAGGCAAGTGTTCCCCAGCCTGTGATGGTGCATCTTTTGTCAGGTGGGAACACCTTGTTGCTGGGCGGCAGGCAGATAGGCTGGATGAAGTCattgaagatgagaggggaagagagtTCCAATACGGCAATGTCATTGTTGAAGCTCCTCGGGATGCTGTAGTTGGGGTGGGTCACAATTCTTATGATGCCTCTGGACATTCCTTCTCCAAGCATCACAGACCCCATGTAAGCTTTCCAATATGAGGTGTGGGCATACGCACTTTAAACAAGCATCAACATACAATGTCATTAACACACAGATTTATTACACAAATCCCAGCTGCCAGTTCCTGGGCGATCTGGACCCATTAATGCAATCGACAAGAAAACTCATTCATGCCTCCATTTCATCAGaacattgaggagatttggtgttGCTAAATACTTTATTGAACCTCTGCAATTGTATAGTGAAGAGCATCCTGACAAGGTTTAGAAACCCCAAGCCCCAGGAACACAGAATGCAGACTGGTAGACATTACCCGGTCCATCACagctactgacctccccaccaccagAGGGACCTACAAGAGGCTCTGCCTCAAACAGGCATCAGGAACCCACATCCCCCTCATTTCTGAtccgtgcagcatggaaacaggcccttcagcccagcttatccatgctaaccaaggtgccccattgaccatagccccacctgcccacatttgatccatattccACCAAAACCTTTCcgtcccatgtacctgtccaaaatgtcTAGTAAATGTTGCTATGGTaacctgcctctggcagctcattccatacactcactacACTCCGAGTGAAAAGATgctcctcatgttcctattaaatctttcccctctcacccttaatggatgtcctctggtttttgattcccatactctgggtaaaatagacTGTGCGTTCACTCTATATTttcccctcctgattttatatacctctaagatcacccctcgtctccctgcactaaggaataaagtcctaacctgctcaacatctccctgtagctcagtccctcgagtactggcaa
This window harbors:
- the LOC129694329 gene encoding transmembrane protease serine 9-like — translated: MEFPGIGNLSSINETCGSRIERFTRIVGGTNAANGEWPWQVSLQIGSHVCGASIISDRWLVSAAHCFPSAYAHTSYWKAYMGSVMLGEGMSRGIIRIVTHPNYSIPRSFNNDIAVLELSSPLIFNDFIQPICLPPSNKVFPPDKRCTITGWGTLAYEG